One window from the genome of Pedobacter schmidteae encodes:
- a CDS encoding DUF3109 family protein: protein MIEVRDTLVHEDVITEQFVCNLSKCKGICCVEGDAGAPLDVAETAILKEIYPKIKHLLEPKGVKAIEEQGTSVVDADGDLTTPCVDGNKECAYVTFENGITKCGIEKGYEQGLVDWQKPISCHLYPIRITRYPEFEVLNYDRWHICRDACSFGRELKVPVYQFLKGPLIRKYGAEWFAELENNVSSDK from the coding sequence ATGATAGAAGTACGGGATACATTGGTTCATGAGGACGTTATTACGGAGCAGTTTGTATGTAACCTAAGCAAATGCAAGGGCATTTGTTGTGTGGAAGGGGATGCTGGTGCCCCACTTGATGTGGCGGAAACCGCTATTCTCAAGGAAATTTATCCAAAGATTAAACATTTGCTGGAGCCAAAGGGAGTGAAGGCAATAGAGGAACAGGGAACCTCGGTAGTGGATGCCGATGGGGATTTGACTACACCGTGTGTAGACGGGAACAAGGAGTGTGCCTACGTTACTTTTGAAAATGGAATTACCAAGTGTGGCATAGAAAAAGGATATGAACAGGGCTTGGTGGACTGGCAGAAGCCAATTTCCTGTCATTTGTATCCGATCAGAATTACCCGGTACCCCGAATTTGAAGTGCTGAATTACGATAGATGGCACATTTGCCGCGATGCGTGTTCGTTCGGACGTGAGTTAAAAGTGCCGGTTTATCAGTTTCTGAAAGGCCCGCTGATTAGAAAATATGGTGCAGAATGGTTTGCGGAACTGGAAAATAATGTATCTTCGGATAAGTAG
- a CDS encoding DUF2480 family protein, translating into MDIQENFVNKVAASGLITLNLEEYFHPGERIVYDIKENLFHGLMLREKDFREFIKNHDWTAYQGKNIAIVCSADAIVPTWAYMLLANKMKPYANEVVFGSLETLEAVLFTKALAKIDLAAFAGERVVIKGCADIDVTVAAYVEITNLLTPVVKSIMYGEPCSTVPIFKRKD; encoded by the coding sequence ATGGATATACAAGAAAATTTCGTTAATAAGGTAGCGGCAAGTGGTTTGATCACATTGAACCTTGAAGAGTACTTTCATCCCGGTGAAAGGATTGTTTACGATATTAAAGAGAATCTTTTTCATGGACTGATGTTGAGGGAGAAGGATTTTAGGGAGTTTATAAAAAATCACGACTGGACGGCTTATCAAGGGAAAAATATTGCGATTGTTTGTAGTGCGGATGCAATTGTTCCGACCTGGGCCTATATGTTGTTGGCCAACAAAATGAAGCCTTATGCCAATGAAGTTGTTTTCGGAAGTCTGGAAACCCTTGAAGCTGTTTTATTTACCAAAGCCCTGGCTAAAATAGACCTCGCCGCGTTTGCGGGCGAACGTGTGGTCATTAAAGGTTGTGCAGATATTGATGTGACCGTAGCAGCTTATGTAGAAATTACAAACCTGCTTACTCCTGTTGTGAAGAGTATAATGTATGGTGAACCTTGTTCAACGGTGCCTATTTTTAAGCGTAAGGATTAA
- a CDS encoding DUF3108 domain-containing protein, which produces MRKTLLFIFVTFLGFKGLAQELPFVKEPVFQAGEVLKYKLKYGFITAAEGTLKVEESDLKFDGKPTFKLLVDGATSGTFDIFYKIRDHYDSFIDKDNLKPYFYQENIREGGYRRQDKARFQQDNKKVVATQGTFNTPTAQTFDLVSAYYFARSLDISKMKIGDFVKLNYFLGDEINELEIQFVGREEVKTKLGKIRCLKFSPSIKPGRVFRKDSRLYLWITDDGNRVPVKAQVEIIVGAVTMEIKSADGLKYPLAIVK; this is translated from the coding sequence ATGAGAAAAACCCTGTTGTTTATTTTTGTTACTTTTCTAGGCTTTAAAGGACTTGCACAGGAACTCCCTTTTGTAAAGGAACCTGTTTTTCAGGCTGGTGAGGTGTTGAAGTATAAATTGAAATATGGATTTATTACTGCCGCCGAGGGGACACTGAAAGTAGAAGAATCGGATCTTAAGTTTGATGGTAAGCCTACATTCAAATTGTTGGTTGATGGAGCAACTTCGGGAACATTTGATATCTTTTATAAGATCAGGGACCATTATGATTCCTTTATTGATAAAGATAATTTAAAACCTTATTTCTATCAGGAGAATATACGGGAAGGGGGATATCGCCGTCAGGACAAAGCCAGGTTTCAGCAGGATAATAAGAAGGTGGTGGCCACACAGGGAACATTTAATACGCCGACGGCACAAACCTTTGATCTGGTTTCGGCCTATTATTTTGCCCGGAGTCTGGATATTTCAAAAATGAAAATTGGCGATTTTGTGAAACTGAATTATTTTTTGGGAGATGAAATCAATGAGTTGGAAATACAGTTTGTGGGAAGAGAAGAGGTAAAAACCAAATTGGGTAAAATCAGGTGTTTGAAATTTAGTCCCTCTATTAAGCCTGGGCGTGTGTTCAGGAAGGATAGTAGATTGTATTTGTGGATAACAGATGATGGAAATAGAGTGCCTGTAAAGGCTCAGGTTGAGATTATAGTTGGCGCTGTAACGATGGAAATTAAATCGGCTGATGGATTAAAATATCCACTGGCCATAGTTAAATGA